In a single window of the Esox lucius isolate fEsoLuc1 chromosome 22, fEsoLuc1.pri, whole genome shotgun sequence genome:
- the LOC105020085 gene encoding TSC22 domain family protein 1 isoform X4, with translation MRLGVWCQRWSSSGASLVAIDNKIEQAMDLVKSHLMYAVREEVEVLKEQIKDLIERNSQLEQENLLLKTLASPEQLAQFQAQVHPSAASPTGTAGSSNSQPQVLPSSQSSGTSA, from the exons CTCTTCTGGTGCCAGTTTGGTGGCCATCGACAATAAAATAGAACAAGCAATG GACCTGGTGAAGAGCCACCTGATGTATGCAGTGAGGGAAGAGGTAGAGGTTTTGAAGGAACAGATCAAGGACCTGATAGAGAGGAACTCCCAGTTGGAGCAGGAGAACCTCCTCCTGAAGACCCTGGCCAGCCCAGAGCAGCTGGCCCAGTTCCAGGCTCAGGTCCACCCCAGTGCTGCCTCCCCAACAGGGACAGCAGGCTCCTCCAACTCTCAGCCTCAGGTCCTGCCATCCTCACAGAGCTCTGGGACCTCCGCTTAG
- the LOC105020085 gene encoding TSC22 domain family protein 1 isoform X2, protein MNSQCYTVAMDLGVCQLRNISISFLSSVFGKETNTLKLDNSSSGASLVAIDNKIEQAMDLVKSHLMYAVREEVEVLKEQIKDLIERNSQLEQENLLLKTLASPEQLAQFQAQVHPSAASPTGTAGSSNSQPQVLPSSQSSGTSA, encoded by the exons ATGAATTCCCAATGTTATACAGTGGCGATGGACCTTGGCGTTTGTCAGCTGAGGAATATTTCTATATCTTTTCTGTCGTCGGTGTTTGGTAAAGAGACTAACACACTCAAGCTTGACAATAG CTCTTCTGGTGCCAGTTTGGTGGCCATCGACAATAAAATAGAACAAGCAATG GACCTGGTGAAGAGCCACCTGATGTATGCAGTGAGGGAAGAGGTAGAGGTTTTGAAGGAACAGATCAAGGACCTGATAGAGAGGAACTCCCAGTTGGAGCAGGAGAACCTCCTCCTGAAGACCCTGGCCAGCCCAGAGCAGCTGGCCCAGTTCCAGGCTCAGGTCCACCCCAGTGCTGCCTCCCCAACAGGGACAGCAGGCTCCTCCAACTCTCAGCCTCAGGTCCTGCCATCCTCACAGAGCTCTGGGACCTCCGCTTAG